A window of the Mucilaginibacter sp. cycad4 genome harbors these coding sequences:
- a CDS encoding SMP-30/gluconolactonase/LRE family protein, which translates to MKKLPALILLVSALSIKVFAQTDAGLYDPNTKPQLIAKQFSFTEGPAVDKKGNVFFTDQPNNKIWKYDTDGKLSVFLDSAGRSNGMYFDKKGNLISCADADDQLWSISPKGKVTVLLKDYQGHKFNGPNDVWVRPDGGIYITDPYYQRDYWTRKQPDLDGQKLYFLAKGKAPAVMVDDKFVRPNGIIGTPDGKTLYVADIGDNKTYRYDINKDGTLSNRSLFIAMGCDGMTIDEHGNIYMCGKGVTIVNPQGEKIGHIDIDEPWTANICFGGKNKDILFMTASKAVYVLKMNVKGVN; encoded by the coding sequence ATGAAAAAACTACCTGCTCTCATTTTATTGGTATCTGCACTCTCTATTAAAGTGTTCGCCCAAACCGATGCCGGTTTATATGACCCTAATACCAAACCCCAACTAATCGCCAAACAATTTTCATTTACCGAGGGGCCGGCTGTCGACAAAAAAGGCAATGTGTTTTTTACCGACCAGCCCAACAACAAGATCTGGAAATATGATACCGATGGCAAGCTCTCTGTTTTCCTGGATAGTGCAGGCCGCTCAAACGGGATGTATTTTGATAAAAAAGGCAACCTGATTAGTTGTGCCGATGCTGATGATCAGCTTTGGTCTATCAGCCCGAAAGGCAAGGTTACAGTTTTACTGAAGGATTACCAGGGGCATAAATTTAACGGCCCTAATGATGTTTGGGTGCGCCCTGATGGGGGGATCTATATCACCGACCCTTATTACCAACGAGACTACTGGACCCGCAAGCAGCCTGACCTCGATGGACAAAAATTATACTTCCTGGCTAAAGGCAAGGCACCTGCTGTTATGGTTGATGATAAATTTGTACGCCCCAATGGCATAATCGGCACTCCCGACGGCAAAACGTTGTACGTAGCCGATATCGGGGATAATAAAACCTATCGCTATGACATCAATAAAGATGGTACATTATCTAACCGTAGTCTGTTCATAGCTATGGGATGTGATGGCATGACGATAGATGAGCATGGCAATATTTATATGTGTGGAAAAGGCGTAACCATAGTTAATCCCCAGGGCGAAAAGATAGGCCATATAGATATTGATGAACCATGGACGGCCAATATCTGTTTTGGCGGTAAGAATAAGGATATCCTATTTATGACAGCCTCCAAAGCGGTTTACGTTTTAAAGATGAACGTAAAGGGAGTGAATTGA
- a CDS encoding DNA/RNA non-specific endonuclease: MKINNLLIGLGLALTFAGCSKDLKNSPTPPKTGDTTVTPPVPVPYTITEDFEQGSKTAYAAADVTLSTGSWNFTDALIGNLAADLKDGSKSVRLRTGDIAMNFDIKGLTTLYIKHGKYGTDATSTWQLLMSTDGGANYTQVGTDITETNTTLVTDSFKVSVTGKVRFEIKKAGTTRINIDDITFKGTGDPGITIGTPDTGGSDTTGTSNSSTPRDVTAGADAPPTSGDNSNLLFGNPSNALSTLASMDNYLVDQKYYVESYNATKGEPNWVSWHLDATNTTNATSRLDNFAGWSGLPAGWYQVESNSYSGSGFDRGHNCPSADRTSSTAANSATFLMTNMIPQAPQNNQQTWANLENYLREQVAAGNEVYIIMGSYGTGGTGSNGTANTINNGHVNVPSNVWKVALIIPKGDGDVARVTASTRVIAVNTPNINTINSDWTKYITTVKDIETATGYTLLSSLPASVRAALEVKVDTGASGS, translated from the coding sequence ATGAAAATTAACAACCTGCTTATCGGCCTGGGTTTAGCCTTAACCTTCGCCGGATGTTCCAAAGACCTTAAAAACTCGCCTACGCCGCCTAAAACAGGCGATACTACAGTAACTCCCCCAGTCCCGGTTCCTTATACTATTACCGAGGATTTTGAGCAGGGCAGTAAAACTGCCTATGCAGCCGCCGATGTAACCCTGAGCACAGGAAGCTGGAATTTTACCGACGCGCTGATAGGCAACCTGGCTGCCGATTTGAAAGATGGCAGTAAATCGGTAAGGCTCCGTACCGGGGATATCGCGATGAATTTCGACATCAAAGGCCTTACCACTTTGTATATTAAACACGGTAAATATGGAACCGATGCCACATCAACCTGGCAGTTGTTGATGTCGACCGATGGCGGGGCGAATTACACGCAGGTAGGTACCGATATTACCGAAACCAATACCACACTGGTAACCGACTCATTTAAAGTAAGCGTTACGGGTAAAGTTAGGTTTGAGATCAAGAAAGCAGGTACAACCCGTATCAATATAGATGACATTACCTTTAAAGGCACCGGCGATCCTGGTATAACCATTGGTACTCCTGATACCGGCGGCAGCGATACTACCGGCACGTCAAACTCATCAACACCAAGGGACGTTACCGCCGGCGCCGATGCACCGCCAACAAGCGGCGATAACAGCAACCTGCTTTTCGGCAACCCGTCAAACGCGCTTTCAACGCTGGCCTCAATGGATAACTACCTGGTTGATCAGAAGTATTATGTAGAATCATACAACGCCACCAAGGGCGAACCCAACTGGGTAAGCTGGCACCTTGACGCAACCAATACCACAAATGCTACAAGCCGCCTTGATAATTTTGCAGGCTGGAGCGGCTTGCCTGCTGGCTGGTACCAGGTAGAGAGCAACAGCTATTCGGGCAGCGGGTTTGACAGGGGCCATAACTGTCCGTCGGCAGATCGTACCAGCTCAACCGCCGCAAATTCGGCAACCTTCCTGATGACCAATATGATACCACAGGCTCCGCAAAATAATCAGCAAACCTGGGCCAATCTTGAAAATTACCTGCGCGAGCAAGTAGCTGCCGGCAACGAAGTTTATATCATTATGGGCAGTTATGGTACAGGGGGCACCGGTTCAAATGGTACAGCTAATACCATCAATAACGGCCACGTAAACGTACCAAGCAACGTTTGGAAAGTTGCCCTGATCATACCTAAAGGTGATGGCGACGTTGCGAGGGTTACTGCTTCAACAAGGGTTATTGCGGTAAACACGCCTAACATCAACACCATCAACTCCGACTGGACTAAGTATATAACCACTGTTAAGGATATCGAAACAGCAACAGGTTATACCTTGTTGTCAAGCCTGCCTGCTTCGGTTAGGGCAGCACTTGAAGTTAAAGTTGATACCGGTGCTTCAGGGTCGTAA
- a CDS encoding TonB-dependent receptor, translating to MDFSTFPVPFNEGGRVNKFKSITNCFSRINPDTKRKFIMRIKLIAVLLFAVCMHLSAKSFSQNITLAEKNSSLQTVLNKIEQQSGYDIFMQTELLAGSNKVSLNVKNEALTKVLDRVFKGQPVTYAIVGHTIVIKEKNIKTAESNTSAPAPVYTGKVVDADTKEPLIGASIGLKGTTKATTTSLNGTFKLNTGSDQGTVLVISYIGYVTKEVTLSGVSDLGVIAMQSSANSMKEVVITGDVAIDRKTPIAASTINQQFIEEKMGTRDIPQLLQGTPGVMATAQGGGYGDSRISIRGFSSGSKKGNVALTINGIPVNDMENGSIFWSNWSGLTDVTTSVQIQRGLGASKIIVPSFGGTINITTRNTDMEKGGYIAQSYGSNNLQKTAVLVSTGLNDKGWAMTFQGSRNKGDGFADGLNYLGYNYFFNLSKVLSPSQTLSFSVMGATQTHGQRPQRSIAEYQNAPQGIEWNYYLGVKDGKQINPYNNKFSKPVFSLNHEWTINEKSSLSTVLYATYGTGGGGSIGGNTNPVRVSNFYSPFDFTAVEKSNAANPDGSASTYFYSAHNDHTWYGVRSTYRTRFGNDIDFSGGIDLRSYKGTHYEEVTDLLGADYVYAPYTGNTATGSASGDINDPQKRAVVGDKFGYYNKDYVQSGGAFMQAEYLKNNFSAFVTLSGSGTADKRVDLFNYLNSDPNQKSPYVSFFTYQAKAGANYNLNDQMNIFANVGYITKPPYFDNVFQKFTNNINHSTVSEKLFSYELGYGYKISNFSAKLNLYRSNYSDESFSNSYGDTKTNQLYSVNISGVNELHQGAELELTYKPVKAVTVGGMFSYGDWHYTSDAGPATVYNSQQQVVATVGKVYLKGLKVGDAGQTTAGFHLDIDVLPALRLGTNYNYIANYYSNFLFSNITKPDLTPYKLPNYSVWDVNGVFKFKIAGLDSYLIGNVNNLLNTKFISDSFDTNATGLPANVNVYYGLGRTFTSTIKVKF from the coding sequence ATGGATTTTTCTACATTTCCTGTGCCTTTTAATGAAGGTGGCCGGGTAAATAAATTCAAGAGCATTACCAATTGTTTTTCCCGGATCAACCCGGATACAAAAAGGAAATTTATTATGCGGATAAAGCTTATCGCCGTCCTGTTATTTGCAGTTTGCATGCATCTCAGCGCTAAAAGTTTCAGCCAAAACATCACTTTAGCCGAAAAGAACAGCAGCCTCCAAACCGTATTGAACAAAATTGAGCAGCAAAGCGGCTATGACATTTTTATGCAAACCGAACTGCTTGCAGGCAGCAACAAGGTATCGTTAAATGTAAAAAACGAAGCTTTAACCAAAGTGCTCGACAGGGTTTTTAAGGGCCAGCCTGTTACCTATGCCATAGTAGGGCACACCATTGTTATAAAAGAAAAAAACATCAAAACGGCCGAAAGCAATACCAGTGCACCCGCCCCCGTATACACCGGTAAAGTTGTTGATGCCGATACTAAAGAGCCTTTAATAGGTGCCTCAATAGGGCTTAAAGGCACAACTAAAGCCACTACCACCAGCTTAAACGGTACCTTTAAACTTAATACCGGCTCAGATCAGGGTACTGTGCTTGTGATATCATACATCGGCTATGTTACCAAAGAGGTAACGCTTTCAGGTGTCAGCGACCTTGGTGTAATTGCGATGCAGTCAAGCGCCAACTCCATGAAGGAAGTAGTAATAACCGGCGATGTGGCCATCGACCGTAAAACACCTATTGCCGCGTCGACCATTAACCAGCAGTTTATTGAAGAAAAAATGGGCACAAGGGATATCCCTCAGCTGTTGCAGGGTACTCCGGGCGTAATGGCTACTGCCCAGGGCGGCGGTTATGGCGATTCACGTATCAGCATCAGGGGTTTCTCAAGCGGCTCGAAAAAAGGTAATGTCGCCTTAACCATCAACGGGATCCCGGTTAACGATATGGAGAACGGTTCAATCTTCTGGTCGAACTGGTCGGGGCTTACCGATGTAACTACTTCCGTGCAAATTCAACGTGGCTTAGGAGCATCAAAAATTATTGTTCCATCATTTGGCGGTACCATTAATATCACAACCCGTAATACCGACATGGAAAAAGGCGGTTATATAGCCCAATCATATGGTAGCAACAACCTGCAGAAAACTGCTGTGCTGGTATCTACCGGTTTGAATGATAAAGGCTGGGCCATGACTTTTCAGGGAAGCCGTAATAAAGGCGACGGTTTTGCCGATGGCCTTAATTATTTAGGATACAATTACTTCTTCAATTTGTCAAAAGTATTAAGCCCGAGCCAAACTTTGTCGTTCTCAGTAATGGGTGCTACGCAAACTCACGGTCAAAGGCCGCAACGTTCAATTGCCGAGTATCAAAACGCACCACAGGGAATTGAATGGAATTACTACCTGGGGGTTAAAGATGGCAAACAGATCAATCCGTACAACAACAAATTCAGCAAACCTGTATTTTCATTAAACCACGAGTGGACCATTAATGAAAAGTCAAGTTTATCAACCGTTTTATATGCAACTTATGGCACGGGCGGCGGCGGTTCGATAGGTGGAAACACCAACCCGGTAAGGGTAAGCAATTTTTACTCGCCGTTTGATTTTACCGCGGTTGAAAAAAGCAATGCTGCAAACCCCGACGGCTCTGCCAGCACCTATTTTTACTCGGCACATAATGACCATACCTGGTATGGTGTACGAAGCACTTACCGCACCCGTTTTGGTAACGATATCGATTTTTCGGGAGGTATTGATTTAAGGTCATACAAAGGTACGCACTATGAAGAAGTAACCGATTTATTAGGTGCCGATTATGTGTATGCCCCATACACCGGCAATACAGCCACAGGAAGCGCTTCGGGCGATATTAATGATCCTCAGAAAAGAGCGGTAGTTGGCGATAAATTCGGCTATTACAATAAGGATTATGTACAATCGGGCGGTGCATTTATGCAGGCGGAATATTTGAAAAATAATTTCTCTGCTTTTGTTACCCTTTCGGGTTCGGGCACTGCCGATAAACGCGTTGACTTGTTTAACTACCTGAACAGCGATCCAAACCAAAAAAGCCCTTACGTTAGCTTTTTCACCTACCAGGCCAAAGCCGGCGCAAATTACAACCTAAACGATCAGATGAACATATTTGCCAACGTAGGTTATATTACCAAACCGCCGTACTTTGATAACGTGTTCCAGAAGTTCACGAACAACATTAACCACAGCACGGTAAGCGAAAAGCTGTTTAGCTATGAATTGGGTTATGGTTATAAGATCTCAAACTTCAGCGCCAAATTAAACCTGTACAGGTCAAACTACAGCGATGAGTCTTTCTCAAACTCATATGGCGATACCAAAACCAACCAGTTGTATAGCGTAAACATCTCTGGCGTAAACGAATTGCACCAGGGTGCCGAGCTGGAGCTTACCTATAAGCCGGTTAAAGCTGTAACTGTTGGCGGTATGTTTTCATACGGCGACTGGCATTATACCTCAGATGCAGGCCCTGCTACGGTATATAACAGCCAGCAGCAAGTTGTGGCTACAGTTGGCAAAGTTTACCTGAAAGGACTAAAAGTTGGCGATGCCGGACAAACCACCGCAGGTTTCCATTTGGATATCGACGTATTGCCGGCCTTGAGATTAGGGACAAACTATAACTACATAGCCAATTACTATTCAAACTTTCTTTTTTCAAACATCACCAAACCTGATTTAACTCCTTATAAACTGCCAAACTATTCGGTTTGGGACGTAAACGGTGTTTTTAAATTCAAAATAGCCGGGCTTGACTCATACCTGATCGGTAACGTAAATAACTTACTGAACACCAAATTCATCTCTGATTCTTTTGATACAAATGCTACCGGTTTGCCAGCCAATGTTAACGTTTATTACGGCTTAGGCAGAACATTTACATCAACCATAAAAGTTAAATTTTAA
- a CDS encoding FecR domain-containing protein, giving the protein MNNYNSYFDLGQLIAKYMRNELSDQEKLQLDQWIQADIRNQELFKKLTDEQLLNKELETFSATDKALAWQKIRKGTGFKSKTSKPRWIAYAAAILLLASLTITLNKRRTAEQPQNLANQRKDIPPGTNKATLTLADGSTIVLDSTKHGQIASQQNAVIKEDENGKVVYEATDAAQNPAGSLPTETIAMNVLATPRGGQYQVILPDGTKVWLNAASSLKYPTAFTGNERRVELTGEAYFEVSKDPSKPFHVKTASQTVTVLGTHFNINSYTDEGATKTTLLEGSVRVTGNNGQSVKITPGQQAVTTLNSININENANIDEAVAWKNGKFLFSNTDLQTIMRQLSRWYDVDVEYQGKTASKHYMGRISRNVPVSQIFEILKTSGLNFTINGRKIIVKS; this is encoded by the coding sequence ATGAATAATTACAACTCATACTTTGACCTGGGCCAGCTGATCGCAAAATACATGCGAAACGAGCTGAGCGACCAGGAAAAACTCCAGCTTGATCAATGGATCCAGGCTGATATACGCAACCAGGAATTATTCAAAAAACTCACCGACGAACAATTGCTTAACAAGGAGCTGGAAACCTTTTCGGCAACGGATAAGGCGCTGGCCTGGCAAAAGATCCGTAAAGGCACGGGCTTTAAAAGCAAAACCAGCAAACCACGCTGGATAGCTTATGCTGCTGCCATCCTTTTATTGGCTTCATTAACCATTACCCTGAATAAACGCCGCACCGCCGAGCAGCCTCAAAACCTGGCAAATCAGCGTAAGGACATCCCGCCGGGAACAAACAAAGCTACGCTAACACTTGCCGATGGCTCAACTATAGTTTTAGACAGTACCAAACACGGCCAAATTGCCAGCCAGCAAAATGCAGTGATTAAAGAGGATGAAAATGGCAAGGTTGTTTATGAAGCTACTGATGCAGCTCAAAACCCGGCTGGCTCCCTTCCTACCGAAACCATAGCCATGAATGTGCTGGCTACCCCTCGCGGCGGCCAATACCAGGTTATTTTGCCCGATGGTACAAAGGTTTGGCTGAATGCAGCATCGTCATTGAAATATCCAACCGCTTTTACCGGCAATGAGCGCCGTGTTGAGCTTACCGGCGAGGCTTATTTTGAGGTGAGTAAAGATCCCTCAAAACCTTTCCATGTAAAAACCGCCAGCCAAACAGTTACTGTTTTGGGCACTCATTTTAATATAAACAGCTACACCGATGAGGGTGCAACAAAAACTACCCTGCTGGAGGGCAGCGTAAGGGTTACCGGCAATAATGGCCAGTCGGTTAAAATAACACCGGGCCAGCAGGCTGTCACTACTTTAAACAGCATCAATATAAATGAGAATGCCAATATCGATGAGGCGGTAGCCTGGAAAAACGGAAAATTCCTTTTCAGCAATACCGACCTGCAAACCATTATGCGCCAGCTCTCGCGCTGGTATGATGTGGATGTGGAGTACCAGGGCAAAACAGCATCAAAACATTACATGGGGCGTATCTCACGCAATGTACCTGTATCACAAATATTTGAGATCCTTAAAACAAGCGGCTTAAACTTCACAATTAACGGGAGGAAGATTATAGTAAAATCATAA
- a CDS encoding RNA polymerase sigma-70 factor, producing the protein MSIVKGIFGQKNNATASAENVDLDVLFKEYYDRLVYFSLQLIKDKDQAEDIVQDAFIKYWNQRESVMQDKIAIKNFLYSTVRNASLNIIRHNKVVEAYMGYLGNAEPEEPPVIEAIITAEAVAEIHAALHSLPESHRTISIMGYFDGKKNQEIADELDMSVNTVKKQKQRALELMRVKLSPEMFTAFIMFGIGFFKR; encoded by the coding sequence ATGAGCATTGTAAAGGGAATTTTTGGGCAAAAGAATAACGCTACCGCATCAGCAGAAAATGTTGATCTGGATGTTCTCTTCAAAGAATATTACGACCGGCTGGTATACTTTTCTCTCCAGCTTATTAAAGATAAAGATCAGGCCGAAGATATTGTACAGGACGCTTTCATCAAATACTGGAACCAGCGCGAAAGCGTAATGCAGGATAAGATCGCCATCAAAAATTTCCTGTACAGCACCGTCCGCAACGCAAGCCTGAATATCATCAGGCACAACAAAGTTGTCGAAGCTTATATGGGGTACCTGGGCAACGCCGAGCCCGAAGAACCACCGGTAATTGAAGCCATTATTACCGCCGAAGCCGTAGCCGAAATTCACGCTGCATTACATTCCCTGCCCGAAAGCCACCGTACCATATCTATCATGGGGTATTTTGATGGTAAAAAGAACCAGGAAATTGCCGACGAACTCGATATGTCTGTAAATACCGTTAAAAAACAAAAGCAGCGCGCCCTTGAGCTGATGCGGGTAAAACTTTCGCCCGAAATGTTTACTGCGTTTATCATGTTTGGGATTGGCTTTTTTAAGCGGTAA
- a CDS encoding pitrilysin family protein codes for MIKLLKHALITPSIAVLALNAVAQTVAQPKLIEKVTRKGTELVIPYEKYVLPNGLTVILAEDHSDPLVHVDITYHVGSAREEIGKSGFAHFFEHMMFQGSDHVANGDHFKIITEAGGTLNGSTNRDRTNYYETVPANQLEKMLWLESDRMGFLLDAVTQQKFEVQRATVKNERGQNYDNRPYGLVSQYASKALYPYGHPYSWLTIGYIEELNKVGVNDLKNFFLRWYGPNNATLTIGGDLNPKQTLAWVSKYFGSIPRGPAVKNMSLPAPVLKADRYVSYTDNYAKFPLLSVSYPGVKIYDKDMSPLDALSAIIGQGRNSIFYKNFIKTRKAAQATMGSLNTELAGEISMRVIPFPGQTLADAKKLVDESLAEFEKKGVSDDDLARFKATAEADYINSLSSVSGKVSELAQAQTFTGNPNQIGRELAAIRAVTKEDVMRVYNQYIKGKPAVILSVLPKGGNLQPVAPDNFTVDTTGYKAPDYGYSGLTYHKPKDSFDRAVKPGVGPNPAIKVPVIWSTNTPNGINIIGTQNSEIPAVSISMSIKGGGLFAINNPAKAGLAGIVGRMLNEDTQNYTSEQFNSELDKLGSSVSIFASFDEISVEVSSLTKNLTKTMSLLEERLYHPKFTQDALDRIKKQTLEGFKQAKTQPAGVANTVYSKILYGTDNVRTYAAGGNEETVAGITLQDVQDYYDNNFAPSVTKIVVVGDLSEAQAKSALAFLNTWKDKKVPLPAPVEGKSFDKTTLYLVDIPGAAQSEIRIGYLDKLNYDATGTYYKLSIANYILGGAFNSHINLNLREKKGWTYGARSIFSSGKYGGDFTASAGVLATATDSSVVEFMKEITNYQKTGITPEELKFTQTSIGQSDARRYETNAQKAAFLSRIQEYSLKPTFVDEQSKILSTITPAEINDLASKYLNPNNMVILVVGDKARIYPGLQKLGYPIVELDADGKPKQ; via the coding sequence ATGATCAAACTTTTAAAGCATGCATTGATCACTCCATCAATTGCTGTACTGGCGCTTAACGCGGTTGCCCAAACCGTTGCACAACCTAAGCTTATTGAAAAGGTTACCCGCAAAGGAACCGAGCTGGTGATCCCCTATGAAAAATATGTATTGCCCAATGGCCTCACGGTTATTTTGGCCGAAGACCACTCCGATCCGCTGGTTCATGTGGATATCACCTACCACGTGGGTTCGGCCCGCGAGGAGATCGGTAAATCCGGGTTCGCTCACTTTTTTGAGCATATGATGTTCCAGGGATCAGATCACGTAGCCAACGGCGACCATTTTAAGATCATTACCGAAGCCGGTGGTACCTTAAACGGCTCAACCAACCGCGACCGTACCAACTATTATGAAACTGTACCCGCCAATCAACTGGAGAAAATGCTTTGGCTGGAGTCGGACAGGATGGGTTTCCTGCTTGATGCTGTTACCCAGCAAAAATTTGAGGTTCAGCGTGCAACCGTAAAAAACGAACGCGGTCAAAACTATGATAACCGCCCATATGGTTTAGTGAGCCAATATGCCTCAAAGGCACTTTATCCATACGGCCACCCCTATTCATGGCTTACCATTGGCTATATTGAGGAGCTGAATAAAGTTGGGGTAAACGACCTTAAAAACTTTTTCCTGAGATGGTACGGCCCTAATAATGCCACGCTAACCATTGGCGGCGATCTTAACCCAAAACAAACCTTAGCTTGGGTGAGCAAATATTTTGGCAGTATCCCACGCGGTCCTGCGGTGAAAAACATGTCCTTACCGGCACCGGTGTTGAAGGCCGACAGGTATGTATCCTACACGGATAATTATGCCAAGTTCCCCTTGTTATCGGTAAGCTATCCCGGTGTTAAGATCTATGACAAGGATATGTCGCCGCTTGATGCCTTATCAGCCATCATCGGGCAGGGCCGAAACTCCATCTTTTATAAAAATTTTATAAAAACCCGTAAGGCGGCGCAGGCTACCATGGGGTCATTAAATACAGAACTGGCCGGCGAAATCAGCATGAGGGTTATACCTTTCCCCGGTCAAACTTTAGCCGATGCTAAAAAACTGGTTGACGAGTCCTTAGCCGAATTTGAGAAAAAAGGTGTAAGCGACGATGACCTGGCCCGTTTCAAAGCCACCGCCGAGGCTGATTATATCAATAGCTTATCGAGCGTGAGCGGCAAAGTATCTGAACTGGCACAAGCACAAACCTTTACCGGTAACCCCAACCAGATTGGCCGCGAACTTGCTGCTATCCGTGCGGTAACCAAAGAGGATGTAATGCGGGTTTATAACCAGTACATTAAAGGCAAACCGGCTGTAATACTAAGCGTATTGCCTAAAGGCGGCAACCTGCAGCCTGTGGCACCTGATAATTTTACTGTTGATACCACCGGGTACAAAGCACCCGATTATGGCTACAGTGGTTTAACCTATCACAAGCCTAAAGATAGTTTCGACCGTGCGGTAAAACCGGGTGTTGGCCCTAACCCGGCTATCAAAGTTCCGGTTATCTGGTCAACCAATACGCCTAACGGTATCAATATTATCGGCACGCAAAACAGTGAGATCCCGGCTGTATCAATTTCTATGTCGATAAAAGGCGGCGGTTTATTTGCCATTAATAACCCTGCCAAAGCCGGTTTAGCTGGCATTGTAGGTCGGATGCTGAACGAGGATACTCAAAACTACACCAGCGAACAGTTTAACTCCGAACTGGATAAGCTTGGGAGCAGCGTTAGCATTTTTGCAAGTTTTGACGAGATTTCGGTTGAAGTATCCTCCCTTACAAAAAACCTGACCAAAACCATGTCGCTGCTCGAAGAAAGGCTTTATCACCCTAAATTTACGCAGGACGCGCTCGACAGGATCAAGAAACAAACCCTTGAAGGTTTTAAACAAGCTAAAACCCAGCCTGCCGGTGTGGCAAATACAGTTTATAGCAAAATCCTTTACGGTACCGATAATGTACGCACCTATGCAGCAGGCGGTAATGAAGAAACCGTTGCAGGCATTACTTTACAGGATGTTCAGGATTACTATGATAACAACTTTGCGCCGTCAGTAACTAAAATTGTTGTTGTGGGCGATCTTAGTGAGGCCCAGGCAAAAAGTGCGCTCGCCTTCCTCAACACCTGGAAAGATAAAAAAGTGCCCCTCCCCGCTCCCGTTGAAGGTAAATCATTCGACAAAACCACATTATACCTGGTTGATATCCCGGGCGCGGCACAATCTGAAATCCGTATCGGGTATTTAGACAAACTGAATTATGATGCAACCGGCACTTATTACAAATTAAGCATTGCCAATTACATTTTAGGCGGCGCTTTCAACAGCCACATCAACCTCAACCTGCGTGAGAAAAAGGGCTGGACCTACGGTGCCCGCTCCATATTCAGCTCGGGCAAATATGGGGGCGACTTCACAGCATCAGCCGGTGTATTGGCTACTGCAACCGATAGCTCGGTGGTTGAGTTTATGAAGGAGATCACCAATTATCAAAAAACGGGGATCACACCCGAGGAATTGAAGTTCACTCAAACGTCAATAGGCCAAAGTGATGCCCGTCGTTATGAAACCAATGCACAAAAAGCGGCGTTTTTATCGCGTATCCAGGAGTATAGCCTTAAACCTACTTTTGTCGATGAGCAAAGCAAGATCTTATCTACCATCACCCCTGCCGAGATCAATGACCTGGCTTCAAAATACCTCAATCCCAACAACATGGTCATTCTGGTTGTTGGCGATAAGGCAAGGATCTATCCGGGCTTACAAAAACTGGGGTACCCTATTGTTGAACTTGATGCTGATGGCAAGCCAAAGCAATAA